From a single Hevea brasiliensis isolate MT/VB/25A 57/8 unplaced genomic scaffold, ASM3005281v1 Scaf1, whole genome shotgun sequence genomic region:
- the LOC110635473 gene encoding protein SMALL AUXIN UP-REGULATED RNA 12, translating into MAIRKSNKLTQTAVLKQILKRCSSLGKKHGYDDDGLPLDVPKGHFAVYVGENRSRYVVPISLLTHPEFQCLLRQAEEEFGFDHEMGLTIPCEEVVFRSLTSSLR; encoded by the coding sequence ATGGCCATCAGGAAATCTAACAAACTAACTCAAACAGCAGTCCTCAAGCAAATTCTCAAGAGATGTTCAAGCTTAGGCAAGAAGCATGGTTATGATGATGATGGCCTCCCTCTTGACGTGCCGAAAGGACACTTTGCTGTTTATGTTGGTGAAAACAGAAGCAGATACGTAGTTCCTATCTCCTTGTTGACTCACCCAGAATTCCAATGCCTACTTCGACAAGCAGAGGAAGAGTTTGGGTTTGATCACGAAATGGGGCTTACCATTCCTTGCGAAGAAGTTGTTTTTCGCTCTCTAACATCATCACTCAGATGA